A genome region from Acidimicrobiales bacterium includes the following:
- a CDS encoding DHA2 family efflux MFS transporter permease subunit → MDEAALNPKRWWTLGVLCLSLLIVTVGNSSLNVVIPTLSRQLDASTSQLQWVVAGYSLVFAGLLFTAGAIGDRFGRKGALQLGLLGFLCGVGLASLSTSMWQLIACRLLMGACAAFIMPSTLSILVNVFPPHERAKAIAVWAGVSGGAGSLGPIASGWLLARFWYGSVFLVNVPIILVALAAGAYLVPTSKDPHEQKLDPVGAVLSIVGIVSLVFGLISAPENGWLAPSTLVAFVVGAVVLFAFVQWERRVAEPMLDMAYFRNPAFSTASAGMILMFLSMFGVMFLITQYFQLILGYSPFSAALRFLPMAPIMMIVAPQTPRIVARFGSNRTVAAGMTLVACGFASFSFLGVHTSYWYVLVCFILLIGGIAMTMSPMTAAIMSAVPPRRAGAGSAMNDATRELGAALGVAVLGSVAASRYSSGIAGVLGRLSPADRTAAKTSLGTAMQAAQHLPQATAMALRDAAEHAFVSGIHWTALTGATLAIIAAASVLKFLPQRIEQHGAQSSAMASAENAAELGLGGIPPVFADTPTSN, encoded by the coding sequence GTGGACGAAGCGGCCCTGAACCCCAAGCGGTGGTGGACGCTGGGCGTGCTGTGCCTCAGCCTCCTTATCGTCACCGTCGGGAACTCGAGCCTCAACGTCGTCATACCCACCTTGTCGCGCCAGCTCGACGCGTCGACGTCGCAGTTGCAGTGGGTCGTGGCCGGCTACTCGCTGGTCTTCGCCGGCCTGTTGTTCACCGCCGGTGCCATCGGCGACCGCTTCGGTCGCAAGGGTGCGCTCCAGCTCGGCTTGCTCGGATTCCTGTGCGGCGTCGGCCTGGCGTCGCTGTCGACGTCGATGTGGCAACTCATCGCCTGCCGCCTCCTCATGGGGGCGTGCGCCGCGTTCATCATGCCCTCGACGCTGTCGATTCTCGTCAACGTGTTCCCGCCCCACGAACGGGCGAAGGCGATCGCGGTGTGGGCGGGTGTGAGCGGCGGTGCTGGCTCGCTCGGGCCCATTGCCAGCGGGTGGTTGCTGGCGCGTTTCTGGTACGGCTCGGTGTTCCTCGTCAACGTGCCGATCATCCTGGTCGCCCTTGCCGCCGGCGCCTACCTCGTGCCCACTTCGAAGGATCCGCACGAGCAGAAGCTCGACCCCGTCGGTGCCGTACTGTCGATCGTCGGCATCGTGTCGCTCGTCTTCGGCTTGATCTCGGCGCCGGAAAACGGGTGGCTGGCGCCATCGACGCTGGTGGCCTTCGTCGTCGGTGCCGTGGTGCTGTTCGCTTTCGTGCAGTGGGAACGGCGCGTCGCCGAGCCGATGCTCGACATGGCCTACTTCCGCAATCCGGCGTTCAGCACCGCCAGCGCCGGCATGATCCTGATGTTCCTGTCGATGTTCGGCGTCATGTTCCTCATCACGCAGTACTTCCAGCTCATCCTCGGCTACAGCCCGTTCTCCGCCGCGCTGCGCTTCCTGCCGATGGCGCCGATCATGATGATCGTGGCGCCGCAGACGCCGCGCATCGTGGCCCGCTTCGGGTCGAACCGCACCGTGGCGGCGGGTATGACGCTGGTGGCGTGCGGGTTCGCCTCGTTCTCGTTCCTCGGTGTGCACACGTCGTACTGGTACGTGCTGGTGTGCTTCATCCTGCTGATCGGCGGCATCGCCATGACCATGTCGCCGATGACGGCGGCCATCATGTCGGCGGTCCCGCCGCGGCGCGCCGGTGCGGGCTCGGCGATGAACGACGCCACGCGCGAACTCGGTGCCGCCCTCGGCGTCGCCGTTCTCGGCAGCGTGGCGGCGTCGCGCTACAGCTCGGGCATCGCCGGCGTGCTCGGGCGGCTGAGTCCCGCCGACCGCACCGCTGCCAAGACCTCACTCGGCACGGCGATGCAGGCGGCCCAGCATCTGCCGCAGGCAACCGCCATGGCGCTGCGTGACGCCGCCGAGCACGCGTTCGTGTCCGGCATCCACTGGACGGCGCTGACGGGCGCGACGCTGGCGATCATCGCGGCGGCGTCGGTGTTGAAGTTCCTGCCGCAGCGCATCGAGCAGCACGGCGCGCAGTCCTCGGCTATGGCGTCGGCCGAGAACGCCGCCGAACTCGGCCTCGGCGGCATCCCGCCGGTGTTCGCCGACACTCCGACGTCCAACTAA
- a CDS encoding cytochrome P450 — protein sequence MPAVVDPTADGLLLQLFVSPEARRDPYPVYRQLRDTAPVLRTGFGPVVLSGYDDCMTALRDPRLGRGTALMAEGGGILGVLRGVGNVDAETRDSFLTRGNNMLFADPPDHTRLRRLVSRAFTPSRTEAMRPGVQRLASHYVDAMLDAGDVEVMEALALQVPVTVIGDLLGVPVADRAGFQTMIRSAVIGAMGSNDDAAARAAMHAMEQTRRYFEDLVAQRRAEPGDDLLSGMIAAREAGDALSDDEVIATAVLLFIAGFETTTNLIGNGLLALLQHPAQMDAWRADPALAPRAVDELLRWDSPVQLNIRVALQDAEVAGEPLATATPVIILQGAANRDPSHFKDAETFDVSRTDNVPLSFGWGIHHCIGASLARMEGEVIFNELLSRTRAIEARFDTPDWRTSLALRGLSALPVSLTAA from the coding sequence ATGCCTGCTGTGGTCGACCCCACCGCTGATGGCCTGCTGTTGCAGCTGTTCGTGTCGCCCGAGGCGCGCCGCGACCCGTACCCGGTGTACCGCCAGCTGCGCGACACCGCACCGGTGCTGCGCACCGGGTTCGGCCCCGTCGTGTTGTCGGGCTACGACGACTGCATGACGGCGCTGCGCGACCCGCGCCTGGGCCGCGGCACCGCACTGATGGCCGAAGGCGGCGGCATCCTCGGCGTGCTGCGCGGCGTCGGCAACGTCGATGCCGAGACACGCGACTCGTTCCTGACGCGCGGCAACAACATGCTCTTCGCCGACCCACCGGACCACACGCGGTTGCGCCGTCTCGTGTCGCGCGCCTTCACGCCGTCGCGCACCGAGGCGATGCGGCCCGGCGTGCAGCGACTGGCGTCGCACTACGTCGACGCCATGCTCGACGCCGGCGACGTGGAGGTGATGGAGGCCTTGGCCCTCCAGGTGCCCGTCACCGTGATCGGCGACCTCCTCGGCGTGCCGGTAGCCGACCGCGCCGGGTTCCAGACGATGATCCGCTCGGCGGTCATCGGTGCGATGGGTTCCAACGACGACGCCGCGGCACGTGCGGCGATGCACGCCATGGAACAGACGCGCCGCTACTTCGAAGACCTGGTGGCGCAGCGCCGCGCCGAGCCCGGCGACGACCTGCTTTCGGGAATGATCGCGGCGCGCGAGGCGGGCGACGCCCTGAGCGACGACGAGGTCATCGCCACCGCGGTGCTGTTGTTCATCGCCGGGTTCGAGACGACCACGAACCTCATCGGCAACGGTCTGCTCGCCCTGCTGCAACATCCCGCGCAGATGGACGCGTGGCGCGCCGATCCGGCGCTGGCGCCTCGCGCCGTCGACGAACTGCTGCGCTGGGACAGCCCGGTGCAGCTCAACATCCGCGTCGCCCTCCAAGACGCGGAGGTCGCCGGCGAGCCGCTGGCAACAGCAACACCCGTGATCATCCTGCAGGGCGCCGCCAACCGCGACCCGTCGCACTTCAAGGATGCCGAGACCTTCGACGTCAGCCGCACGGACAACGTCCCGCTCAGCTTCGGCTGGGGCATCCATCACTGCATCGGCGCCTCGCTGGCCCGCATGGAAGGCGAAGTCATCTTCAACGAACTTCTCAGCCGCACGCGCGCCATCGAAGCGCGCTTCGACACCCCCGACTGGCGCACCTCCCTGGCGCTGCGCGGCCTGTCCGCGTTGCCCGTCTCACTCACCGCGGCGTAA
- a CDS encoding YciI family protein, with amino-acid sequence MAKYLLLKHYRGSHEPLNCAPMDQWTPAEVDAHIGFMHDFAAKLQASGEFVDAQALAPDGVWVRSDGAGKPPVTDGPFPETKDLIAGWMVIDVDSYERAIEVAAGLSDAPGPNGEPIHEWLEVRPFLAAPPQFND; translated from the coding sequence ATGGCCAAGTACCTGTTGCTCAAGCACTACCGCGGTTCGCACGAGCCGCTGAACTGCGCGCCGATGGACCAGTGGACGCCCGCAGAGGTCGACGCCCACATCGGCTTCATGCACGACTTCGCCGCCAAGCTGCAGGCGAGCGGCGAGTTCGTCGACGCCCAGGCGCTGGCGCCCGACGGCGTGTGGGTGCGCTCCGACGGCGCCGGTAAGCCGCCCGTCACCGACGGACCGTTCCCCGAGACGAAGGACCTCATCGCCGGCTGGATGGTCATCGACGTCGACAGCTACGAACGCGCCATCGAAGTCGCGGCGGGTTTGTCCGACGCCCCCGGTCCCAACGGCGAGCCGATCCACGAATGGCTCGAAGTGCGGCCCTTCCTCGCCGCGCCGCCGCAGTTCAACGACTGA
- a CDS encoding glycerophosphodiester phosphodiesterase codes for MAANPWLARRVLNYAHQGGAREAPSSTLFALRRAVAGGADALELDVHATADGVVVVCHDATVDRTTPARGAIAQLTYDELRRLDNAHWWVPGEVVADDRAEHEYVHRGKAVTDPSFGIATLREVLEEFPGVFLNLDIKQTAPAVAPYEHRVADLLREFDRTDDVIVASFDDRATDAFSAIAPEIHTSCGTVLTTAIWQAVQDDAPLPATHHRALQVPATFGDIVVADERFVARAHDHGLAVHVWTIDEPDEMERLVDLGVDGIMTDRPLVLEAVLQRRGVAFDRGFEH; via the coding sequence GTGGCCGCCAACCCCTGGCTCGCGCGGCGAGTCCTGAACTACGCGCACCAGGGCGGGGCGCGTGAGGCTCCGTCGAGCACGCTGTTCGCCTTGCGCCGAGCCGTCGCCGGCGGCGCCGACGCCCTCGAGCTCGACGTGCACGCCACGGCCGACGGCGTGGTCGTGGTGTGCCACGACGCCACCGTCGACCGCACCACCCCGGCCCGCGGTGCAATTGCGCAGCTGACCTACGACGAACTGCGCCGGCTCGACAACGCCCACTGGTGGGTGCCGGGCGAAGTCGTAGCCGACGATCGTGCCGAGCACGAATACGTCCATCGCGGCAAGGCGGTAACGGACCCGTCCTTCGGGATCGCCACGTTGCGCGAGGTGCTCGAGGAGTTCCCCGGCGTGTTCCTCAACCTCGACATCAAGCAGACGGCGCCGGCGGTCGCGCCCTACGAGCACCGCGTCGCCGATCTGCTGCGTGAGTTCGACCGCACCGACGACGTGATCGTCGCCTCGTTCGACGACCGCGCCACCGACGCCTTCAGCGCGATTGCCCCCGAGATCCACACGTCGTGCGGCACCGTGCTGACGACCGCCATCTGGCAAGCGGTGCAGGACGACGCGCCACTACCGGCGACGCACCACCGCGCCCTGCAGGTGCCGGCGACGTTCGGCGACATCGTCGTCGCCGACGAGCGCTTCGTCGCCCGGGCCCACGACCACGGCCTCGCCGTGCACGTGTGGACGATCGACGAACCCGACGAGATGGAACGACTCGTCGACCTCGGCGTCGACGGCATCATGACCGACCGCCCCTTGGTGCTCGAAGCGGTCCTGCAACGCCGCGGCGTCGCGTTCGATCGGGGTTTCGAGCACTGA
- a CDS encoding glycoside hydrolase family 2 protein gives MTTTETRFLHDGWSFRQTDAAPIPNSDAGAWLPATVPGHVHLDLERAGVIPDPFTGMHERGVQWVDDAAWAYRCAFAVDGATLEGARHVLRFDGLDTVATVLLNDVEIGASDNMFVAHEFDVTDALRVGDNALEVRFESAERAGQERLAALADAPPAMSSRAMVRKAQYMWGWDWGPRLRGCGIWRPVSLVRVPAARITDWSWRAEFADDGSARVTVDVEVEGAAPEVGVWLFGHGTDTNATAPVVDGHATITLSVSDPRRWWCAGLGEQSLYDLTISVGDDDVRDARIGLRQVELVQEPDAAGASFFFCVNGVPIFAKGANWIPDDSFPARTTPERVRRVLERARDCGMNMIRIWGGGLYESDEFYDVCDELGLLVWQDFPFACAVYPDDDATVAAIVPEATAAVKRLRNHTSLALWCGNNENQWLGWMGAYGKLDTLPGLRLYDDVLPAVVAAHDPGRPYWPSSPWGSDDNPSGDSDGDSHYWNVWHGEGDWRHYVKCRARFVSEFGFAAAPAEQTLRAALAPEHLGVDTPGMRWHDKTRKGYDTYLGFIALHYPMPATLPELVYYSQLNQADAMRFGIEHFRRLRPHTMGTLVWQLNDCWPVQSWAWVDYALRPKAAWYAAKRFYAPLLLSLTDEDDCVGVHLVNDSLTGRDGTLALRVVDLDGSVLWQWSHDASIDPLASERIADLELPAAVRDAATHALVHATFADVEASLLLAEPKDLVLTAARVTASVDGDAITLTTDRLALSVMLWLDGVDATFSDNFFHLLPGEPRRVTVYPEADLSPDEVAARVRWRTL, from the coding sequence ATGACGACTACCGAAACCCGATTCCTCCACGACGGCTGGTCGTTCCGCCAGACCGACGCCGCGCCGATCCCGAACAGCGACGCCGGCGCCTGGCTACCGGCGACGGTGCCCGGCCACGTCCACCTCGACCTCGAGCGCGCCGGCGTCATTCCCGATCCGTTCACCGGTATGCACGAACGCGGGGTGCAGTGGGTCGACGACGCGGCGTGGGCCTATCGCTGCGCGTTCGCCGTCGACGGCGCCACCCTCGAGGGGGCGCGTCACGTGCTCCGATTCGACGGCCTCGACACGGTCGCCACGGTGCTGCTCAACGACGTGGAGATCGGCGCCAGCGACAACATGTTCGTCGCCCATGAGTTCGACGTCACCGACGCCCTGCGAGTCGGTGACAACGCGCTCGAGGTGCGCTTCGAGTCGGCTGAGCGCGCCGGCCAGGAGCGGCTGGCGGCTCTCGCCGACGCCCCGCCCGCGATGTCGAGCCGGGCGATGGTGCGCAAGGCGCAGTACATGTGGGGCTGGGACTGGGGGCCGCGGTTGCGCGGCTGTGGCATCTGGCGGCCGGTCAGCCTCGTGCGCGTACCCGCGGCCCGCATCACCGACTGGTCGTGGCGCGCCGAGTTCGCCGACGACGGCAGCGCGCGTGTGACGGTGGACGTGGAGGTCGAGGGCGCCGCGCCCGAGGTGGGCGTGTGGCTGTTCGGGCACGGCACCGATACGAACGCGACCGCGCCGGTGGTCGACGGGCACGCGACCATCACGCTGTCGGTCAGCGATCCGCGGCGCTGGTGGTGCGCCGGTCTCGGCGAGCAGTCCCTCTACGACCTCACGATCAGCGTCGGTGACGACGACGTGCGCGACGCCCGCATCGGCTTGCGCCAGGTCGAACTGGTGCAGGAGCCAGACGCCGCCGGCGCGTCGTTCTTCTTCTGCGTCAACGGCGTGCCCATCTTCGCCAAAGGCGCCAACTGGATCCCTGACGACTCGTTCCCGGCGCGCACCACCCCCGAACGCGTGCGGCGGGTGCTCGAGCGGGCCCGCGACTGCGGCATGAACATGATCCGCATCTGGGGCGGCGGCCTGTACGAGTCCGACGAGTTCTACGACGTGTGCGACGAACTCGGGCTTCTGGTGTGGCAGGACTTCCCGTTCGCCTGCGCCGTGTATCCCGACGACGACGCCACGGTCGCCGCCATCGTGCCCGAAGCGACCGCCGCGGTGAAGCGGCTGCGCAACCACACGTCGCTGGCGCTGTGGTGCGGCAACAACGAGAACCAGTGGTTGGGGTGGATGGGGGCCTACGGCAAGCTCGACACGTTGCCGGGTTTACGTTTGTACGACGACGTGCTTCCCGCCGTCGTCGCCGCGCACGATCCCGGTCGCCCCTACTGGCCGAGCAGCCCGTGGGGGAGCGACGACAACCCGAGCGGCGACAGCGACGGCGATTCGCACTACTGGAACGTGTGGCACGGCGAAGGCGACTGGCGCCACTACGTCAAGTGCCGCGCCCGCTTCGTGAGTGAGTTCGGCTTCGCCGCCGCGCCCGCCGAGCAAACGTTGCGGGCGGCGCTGGCGCCCGAACACCTAGGTGTCGACACGCCCGGGATGCGCTGGCACGACAAGACGCGCAAGGGCTACGACACGTACCTCGGATTCATCGCGCTGCACTATCCGATGCCGGCGACGCTGCCCGAGCTCGTGTACTACAGCCAGCTCAACCAGGCCGACGCCATGCGCTTCGGCATCGAGCACTTCCGGCGGCTGCGCCCCCACACGATGGGCACGCTGGTGTGGCAGCTCAACGACTGCTGGCCGGTGCAGAGCTGGGCGTGGGTCGACTACGCGCTGCGCCCCAAGGCGGCGTGGTACGCCGCAAAGCGTTTCTACGCCCCGTTGCTGCTCAGCCTCACCGACGAGGACGATTGCGTCGGTGTCCACCTCGTCAACGATTCGTTGACGGGCCGCGACGGCACGCTCGCGCTGCGCGTCGTCGACCTCGACGGCAGCGTGCTCTGGCAGTGGTCGCATGACGCGTCGATCGACCCGCTGGCGAGCGAACGCATCGCCGACCTCGAGCTGCCGGCGGCGGTGCGCGACGCCGCGACCCACGCGCTGGTGCACGCCACGTTCGCCGATGTCGAAGCGTCGTTGCTGCTCGCCGAGCCGAAAGACCTGGTGCTCACCGCGGCGCGCGTCACCGCGTCGGTCGACGGCGACGCGATCACGCTGACAACCGACCGGCTGGCGCTGTCGGTGATGCTGTGGCTCGACGGCGTCGACGCCACGTTCAGCGACAACTTCTTCCACCTGCTCCCGGGTGAACCGCGGCGCGTGACCGTGTACCCCGAGGCCGACCTGTCACCCGACGAGGTGGCGGCGCGGGTGCGCTGGAGAACGCTGTAA
- a CDS encoding AarF/UbiB family protein: MTATLEPPVLLPRIEDASRLAEIAVVLARNGLVTVRRRGGGLVVAPRRQAPRAAGVALRRSFAELGPTFVKFGQLIASSPGLFPEGLSNEMRKLLDAVPAEPAERIRTVIARELGADIDTLFASFDDVPVAAASIAQVHRAVLHDGTRVAVKVRRPHLRRRIEQDLRLLRLLAFVLARVGAVGEMLNPTAIVDDLATTLRAELDFRGEAASIERFAANLATTPAAHKVVVPRVVDGMVSKRVLVMTYVDGVPVDDGASLRAAGFDLEDLVRTSVSAWLDGALGHGFFHGDVHAGNLFVTPAGEVAFLDFGIMGTLDDRTRTVLKRTVPALFLSGDFEAVVQAVFDLGAASPDAEVDMAQATEDVRALLEPVLAKSIMELSYGESLSQVLSVATKYHVVLPRSLVLLSKQLLYFERYARELAPDYVILSDPSILGRLMG, from the coding sequence ATGACGGCGACGCTCGAACCGCCCGTCCTGCTGCCGCGCATCGAGGACGCGTCGCGCCTCGCCGAGATCGCGGTCGTGCTCGCCCGTAACGGGCTGGTGACGGTGCGCCGGCGCGGCGGGGGCCTCGTGGTCGCACCGCGGCGCCAGGCGCCGCGCGCCGCGGGCGTCGCGCTGCGGCGCAGCTTCGCCGAGCTCGGTCCGACGTTCGTGAAGTTCGGCCAGCTGATCGCGTCGAGCCCGGGCCTGTTCCCCGAAGGGCTGTCGAACGAGATGCGCAAGCTGCTCGACGCCGTCCCGGCCGAGCCGGCGGAACGCATCCGCACGGTGATCGCCCGCGAGCTCGGCGCCGATATCGACACGTTGTTCGCCTCCTTCGACGACGTGCCCGTCGCCGCCGCGTCGATCGCCCAGGTACACCGCGCCGTGCTGCACGACGGCACGCGGGTCGCGGTCAAGGTCCGCCGTCCACACCTGCGGCGCCGCATCGAACAGGACCTGCGCCTGCTGCGCCTGCTCGCCTTCGTGCTCGCCCGCGTGGGTGCGGTCGGCGAGATGCTCAACCCGACGGCGATCGTCGACGATCTCGCCACCACGCTGCGGGCCGAGCTCGACTTCCGCGGCGAGGCGGCGTCGATCGAGCGCTTCGCGGCCAACCTCGCCACGACACCGGCGGCGCACAAAGTCGTCGTGCCCCGGGTTGTCGACGGCATGGTGTCCAAACGCGTGCTCGTGATGACCTACGTCGACGGGGTGCCGGTCGACGACGGTGCATCGTTGCGGGCCGCCGGCTTCGACCTCGAGGACCTCGTGCGCACCAGCGTGTCGGCGTGGCTCGACGGCGCGCTTGGCCACGGTTTCTTCCACGGCGACGTCCACGCCGGCAACCTGTTCGTCACGCCCGCGGGCGAGGTGGCGTTCCTCGACTTCGGCATCATGGGCACCCTCGACGACCGCACCCGCACCGTCCTCAAGCGCACCGTGCCCGCGCTGTTCCTCAGCGGCGACTTCGAAGCGGTCGTGCAGGCCGTGTTCGACCTGGGCGCGGCGTCGCCCGACGCCGAGGTCGACATGGCGCAGGCGACCGAGGATGTGCGCGCCCTGCTCGAGCCGGTGCTGGCCAAGTCGATCATGGAGCTGAGCTACGGCGAGTCGCTCAGCCAGGTGCTGTCGGTGGCCACCAAGTACCACGTGGTGCTGCCGCGCTCGCTGGTGTTGTTGTCCAAGCAGTTGCTCTACTTCGAGCGCTACGCCCGCGAACTGGCGCCCGACTACGTGATCTTGAGTGACCCGAGCATTCTCGGGCGCCTCATGGGTTAG
- a CDS encoding TetR/AcrR family transcriptional regulator, producing the protein MVMALEDLGVTLADVPPVPPAELDEYLDAAARCFLRFGVGRTRVPDVAAEVGKSRVTVYRQVGTVDNMARLLLARDLHRLLRKVPAALSGQRGPDAIVAMLEVVVEHARSHPVLMKVLRDEPQLVGPVLISDLGVASSRVANIVAPVLDALMDSGQLARRDSRVVAEWLVRQTVTLILAPPKGNLRTFLAEFLVPALSPVKARR; encoded by the coding sequence ATGGTGATGGCGCTCGAAGACCTCGGTGTGACCCTGGCCGACGTACCACCGGTCCCACCGGCGGAACTCGACGAATACCTCGACGCCGCTGCCCGCTGCTTTCTCCGCTTCGGTGTGGGGCGCACGCGGGTGCCCGACGTGGCCGCCGAGGTCGGCAAATCGCGGGTGACCGTGTACCGCCAGGTCGGCACGGTGGACAACATGGCGCGACTGCTGCTCGCCCGCGACCTGCACCGCCTCCTGCGCAAGGTGCCGGCGGCGTTGAGCGGCCAGCGCGGGCCCGACGCCATCGTCGCCATGCTCGAGGTGGTCGTGGAACACGCCCGCAGCCACCCCGTGCTGATGAAGGTGCTGCGCGACGAGCCCCAGCTCGTCGGCCCGGTACTGATCAGTGACCTCGGCGTGGCCTCGAGCCGCGTCGCCAACATCGTCGCCCCGGTGCTCGACGCGCTGATGGATTCGGGTCAGCTCGCCCGCCGCGACTCGCGGGTCGTCGCCGAGTGGCTGGTGCGCCAGACCGTCACGCTGATCCTGGCGCCGCCCAAGGGCAATCTGAGGACGTTCCTCGCCGAGTTCCTGGTGCCCGCGCTGTCGCCGGTCAAGGCGCGCCGATGA
- a CDS encoding DUF6596 domain-containing protein, whose amino-acid sequence MDAVELRALVPRVLSVLVRRGADFATAEDAVQEALVRLLARDEPPADPQAWLVTVAWRVFLDAARADTARRAREARVSEEPPPDGVPSADDSLRLYFLCAHPDLSPSSAVALTLRAVGGLTTRQIADAYLVPEATMAQRISRAKRTVAASGLDRPGDVDTVMRVLYLVFNEGYSGDVDLAAEAIRLTRELRALAPSPEVDGLLALMLIHDARRASRTTAEGAIVPLAEQDRSRWDRARVAEGVDILQAALARDELGEFQAQAAIAALHADAATFSETDWIQIVSWYDELRRFADTPVVRLNRAVAVGEADGAHAGLAALGEVPAGTPRRDAVAAYLHERNGEYATAARLYAEAARHAASVAERDHLTRQAARVNQRLRS is encoded by the coding sequence GTGGACGCGGTCGAACTGCGCGCCCTCGTCCCGCGGGTGCTGAGCGTCCTCGTCCGGCGCGGCGCCGACTTCGCGACGGCCGAGGACGCGGTGCAGGAGGCACTCGTGCGCCTGCTGGCGCGCGACGAACCCCCAGCGGATCCGCAGGCGTGGCTCGTCACGGTGGCCTGGCGTGTCTTCCTCGACGCGGCGCGTGCCGACACGGCGCGCCGGGCGCGCGAAGCACGCGTCAGCGAAGAGCCACCGCCCGACGGCGTGCCGAGCGCCGACGACTCGCTGCGCCTCTACTTCCTGTGCGCGCATCCGGACCTGAGCCCGTCGTCCGCGGTCGCGTTGACGCTGCGCGCCGTCGGCGGCCTCACCACACGCCAGATCGCGGACGCCTACCTCGTGCCCGAAGCGACGATGGCCCAGCGCATCAGCCGGGCCAAGCGCACCGTCGCCGCCAGCGGCCTCGACCGTCCGGGCGACGTGGACACCGTGATGCGTGTGCTGTACCTCGTGTTCAACGAGGGCTACTCGGGCGACGTCGACCTCGCCGCCGAGGCGATCCGTCTCACGCGCGAACTACGGGCGCTGGCGCCGTCGCCTGAGGTCGACGGGCTGCTGGCGCTCATGCTGATCCACGATGCGCGCCGCGCCAGTCGAACCACGGCCGAGGGCGCCATCGTCCCGCTCGCCGAGCAGGACCGCAGCCGCTGGGACCGCGCGCGCGTCGCCGAAGGCGTCGACATCTTGCAAGCGGCCCTCGCGCGCGACGAACTCGGCGAGTTCCAGGCGCAGGCGGCCATCGCCGCCCTCCACGCCGACGCCGCCACCTTCTCCGAGACCGACTGGATCCAGATCGTGAGCTGGTACGACGAACTGCGGCGGTTCGCCGACACGCCCGTCGTGCGGCTCAACCGCGCCGTCGCCGTTGGCGAAGCCGACGGGGCCCACGCCGGCCTCGCCGCGCTGGGCGAGGTCCCCGCGGGGACGCCGCGGCGCGACGCGGTGGCCGCCTATCTGCACGAGCGCAACGGCGAGTACGCCACCGCGGCGCGCCTGTACGCGGAGGCGGCGCGGCACGCAGCGAGCGTCGCCGAACGCGACCACTTGACCCGCCAAGCGGCGCGGGTGAATCAGCGCCTGCGGAGCTGA